Part of the Nicotiana tabacum cultivar K326 chromosome 20, ASM71507v2, whole genome shotgun sequence genome, GCCTcagggcttacgcctcgctgaggcccacgccttttaaaacactaacaacaataatataacaatCAAATCATTTTATGTTTTTTACTTTTTATCATGCATCTTGATTCTAATTGAAGTCAACATGTGTTTCTGTTCAGAACTGATGCTTGCGACATAAAAACTAAAAACTAATCCATTATACgatacttacaagcacaagtaacttgatttgaaaagaataaaattttctacatggaggaacaaaaaggatgactaattttgaacttgctgctatggAGGAGAATagagttttctttgtatttgAAAAAACAATTAATtgttcgttgcttttgggagttAGTAACAGACCGGCGGACAAAATAAAGAATTGGGGAAGACCATAAATTAGGGTTTCTAGCAATAAAAAAAGTTTTGACATTTAAATTTGATATAttagttcctttttaaaactttgaGAATCTGGATATTATATTAAAGACTTATTCagcaaattttgttttaatttgaaagtcTTTTGGGCTTACGCCTTACTGCAAAAAACGCGCCTCAACGCCCAGGCGTACGCCTTTTGAGACTTTCGTCCCCACTATCGCCTCGGGGCATTTTTGGTGCGCCTCGccccgaaaacgccttttaaaacactgattgttgttgttactatggattttatcattatcatCATTTTTGCTGGTATATGAACAAAAGTTATAGTACTGATTTGTTCATACAGCTATCAATAAATACATGTACTCAAAAACAGAAATACTCACTTGGGCTCCTGCAAGGAGATGACAGTTTCAAAGGCACCAGCCAGTGCCCTCACTCTGTTCTTCCTTTGCTCTCGAAGCTTACTTGCAGTCTCTTCTATCACATCATTGGAGACCACAGATTCCTTCTTCCCTTGCACCACTTGACGTTGAGGTTTTGATGATGTTACAGCAGTACTAGTCTCCTGCACTGCTTCACCTTCCTCTGCCATATCAGCTTCCTTTCCTTGGTTTCTTCCTTTATCCTCTTCTTTCTCTTGTTGGTTCTCATCCACTGCTTTTACGGTGTTCTCTTCAAGATGAAGTTCATTGGTAATTTCTTCTGGTTCTTTAGGGTTGTTGGTGTTGGTTTCTTCAACAAGTTGTGCGTCTTCTGGTTCTTCCATCTTACTGATTTCTTGGTTTTCCACAACTATTTCAGCGTTGTTTACATTTCCATTATGCTCTTCTTGATCATCAATGGCTGAATTATTTTCTCCTGCATCAGTAGCTGCAGTTTCACTGTTGTCAATGATCACGTCACTTTCAGTATTATTGACTGGCAATTCTTGATCATCTTCTTGCTCTGATAGTTCAGCTTGAGGAATAATATCCTCAGTTGCATGTGGAGAATCAGTTATTTTTAATTCTTTAGGTGTTGATTCATTATGATCATCCTGATCATTTCTCGATTTAGACGTGTCATCTTGCCCAGTTTCAGCCTGAGGAATTACATCCTCAGCTGCATGTGAAGAATTAGTTATTGGCGCTTTTGGTGTTGAACTATTCTGATCATTTCTTGATTTGTGCGTGTCATTATGACTAGTACTGCTGGGCTCCTGTTTCTTGGAGATGGTGCCGGTGGCTGTAGTCTTCTTTATGGTCACTGGTCTAGCATACATGCTGGTGCCACGTTGTTTACCAGTGGCTTCCTTAGTCATATGAGATGCTCTAGATAATTTATCCGAAAGGGTTTTTTGGGAAGTTGAACTAGTCTTGACTGAGAATGATGAGGATGACCGAAGAATTCTATCTTTAGCAGTTTTTTGCAAAGCAGCAACAACAGGAGGCTTGTCAAACGATCTTATTCGAGTTAGAGTAGGCTTATTGTGAATGTTGGGGTCATTCGATGAAGACATTGTAGGCTTGAGATAGTTAGGAACATTCTTGTTTGAGGTGGTTGAATCTGCTCGTTTCCGCACCGGAGAGTTTGTATTTGATGAATTGGGACTTCTAAGATGATGAGCAATTGGATGTGAAGGAGATGTCCCTCTCTTCTCCTTTCCTGGTGGAGCAGTGTCCTTTACCCTAGTTGCCATTATATTCTTTGGCTTAATAAGATTTTAAACTTATATTTTGCTGCAAGAGTAGTACGTAATAGGTTAGagtcattaaaaaaaaaatcatcaaatggACTCTTCGACACAGGCTCCTCATGGATAACAATTTCTTTTTATGTCAATGTTATTAGGTTTTCACTCTACTGTGTAAGTTTATTCATATTGTTGGTCCCAAGTATGAATAAAGGAGGATTGCGGTAAGCTGATAGTCAGTCGGCATAAAACTTGTCTGTTTTTAATGAATTCTCACAATGCTATGCTAGCTTGGATTGATGTCCTATTGTTGTATGTCAATGTTATTAGGTGCACTTCTTCATACTCAAGCTTTTTTGCTTGTTAGAAATCCTAAGACTGGAAAATTCAAATAGATCTTCAACAACGTCATAGAGAATGAAAATTTCTCCAATTTAATGCAGAAAGATTAGATTGTTTCCTTATAGTTATACTGACCTTTATGTCTAGAGaatacaaaaaaagaagaagacaaatCTCTTCATAGTGCACAGATTAGCAAAATGTATATGGTTCTATCATTTCCATCTTGCTCTTTCCAGCCAAATTAATATGTAGCTTGGACTAAGTAGCCCGTAACACAGAAAATGCAAATAAGTCAAACACAGAAAGGAGAGATATATattgaagaaaactgaaaaaagaaTAACGACAATGGACCCTTAGGCAGAATATCTGCCATCATCATTAGACTCAATGAAATGACAAATGCACCACTCAAAAATCTTAGCCAAATTTCTACAATAATTGGAACTATCAATCAACTTCTCATGAACTTAGATCCCCAAAACAATCTTGTGCTCctcaattttccccttttcttattaatattcccttttcttttcttatcctaAACCATATAATTCCCATCCCCCTCCCCcaccaagaaaaaaaaaaaaaaaagaaatttatctGCCAACCAAAAACTTTTTTGTAGAAATCTGTTGCTCATAATATACTGAGGGACAGCTACCAACCGGATAAGAACAATCTTTAAGGAATACTTAAAGagaaa contains:
- the LOC107804931 gene encoding uncharacterized protein LOC107804931, with the translated sequence MATRVKDTAPPGKEKRGTSPSHPIAHHLRSPNSSNTNSPVRKRADSTTSNKNVPNYLKPTMSSSNDPNIHNKPTLTRIRSFDKPPVVAALQKTAKDRILRSSSSFSVKTSSTSQKTLSDKLSRASHMTKEATGKQRGTSMYARPVTIKKTTATGTISKKQEPSSTSHNDTHKSRNDQNSSTPKAPITNSSHAAEDVIPQAETGQDDTSKSRNDQDDHNESTPKELKITDSPHATEDIIPQAELSEQEDDQELPVNNTESDVIIDNSETAATDAGENNSAIDDQEEHNGNVNNAEIVVENQEISKMEEPEDAQLVEETNTNNPKEPEEITNELHLEENTVKAVDENQQEKEEDKGRNQGKEADMAEEGEAVQETSTAVTSSKPQRQVVQGKKESVVSNDVIEETASKLREQRKNRVRALAGAFETVISLQEPKV